In the Engystomops pustulosus chromosome 2, aEngPut4.maternal, whole genome shotgun sequence genome, one interval contains:
- the LRRC32 gene encoding transforming growth factor beta activator LRRC32, translating to MLLYLPLLLMMVNEGSSTYRADEKPPCAISMNMVAHCQNKSFQEIPLGLPMNINALYMSKNDLRNLTKTPLTFYSLIEILDLSSNKIRYIQPNTFEDMVNLKEINLSDNYLDKFVSYRPPSGIGILPNIQKLDLSRNSLYTDMIGYFLENAPHLRYLSLSENSITSISPEMFLGTPSLEVLDLHNNIIMDIEEGSFEDLFHLKNINLAMNSITCISQFNLRQLKSLNLSKNSLQSFYTSESDEEYQLRDVDLSDNKLVSFPVFPNVNNIVSLNLSMNLIRFGEETSQKEYSWLEEDGGRDASMVNLLKLTHLDLSYNNIQSITEDVFTTMPMLKLVNLSRNCLQSFQFGDKVKLNSLEELDLSENLIQNMTLGPGSLTSLQVLHLQNNQLRVVESGTFQHLPSITNINLQNNNVELCGTNFEAARQKLITHSCLFFYNIPTLQYLNLRQNMLATLPQYAFYGTPLTFLDISVNLGLTIKPNAMKGLESSLEVLHAEDNSLVQLNVELPFLVQLRYLNLSGNQLTWLPPWNKNCRLETLDLSNNSFSNLKDSNIPILENTLKNLSISGNPLSCCANSWITHMVRRNLASITDLDATLCQTSNGERVEILLGENNTENCEEEEMKDMNIIIIITIVLVLLVTAVGVGFLVFYCKQKVNPRFKA from the coding sequence AtgaatatggtggcacactgtcaGAACAAATCATTCCAGGAGATTCCACTGGGGCTTCCCATGAACATCAATGCGCTCTACATGTCTAAAAATGACCTCCGCAACCTCACCAAGACTCCATTGACTTTTTACTCCTTAATAGAGATCCTTGATCTAAGTAGCAACAAAATACGATATATACAACCAAATACTTTCGAGGATATGGTCAACTTGAAAGAAATTAATCTTTCGGACAATTATCTAGACAAATTTGTGAGCTACAGGCCACCATCAGGCATAGGTATCTTACCTAACATCCAAAAGTTGGACCTGTCAAGGAATAGCCTGTACACAGATATGATTGGATACTTTCTAGAAAACGCTCCTCACCTCCGCTACCTTTCTCTATCAGAGAACAGCATCACATCGATTTCTCCTGAAATGTTTTTGGGCACCCCATCTCTAGAGGTCCTTGACCTTCACAACAATATCATAATGGACATTGAGGAGGGATCTTTTGAAGACCTTTTTCATCTCAAGAACATTAACCTCGCCATGAATTCCATCACTTGCATATCCCAATTTAACCTCCGACAACTCAAAAGCCTCAACCTCAGCAAGAATAGTCTACAATCGTTCTACACCTCAGAATCCGATGAAGAATATCAGCTAAGGGATGTTGACCTCAGTGACAACAAACTAGTAAGTTTCCCAGTTTTCCCAAATGTGAACAATATTGTTTCCCTAAACCTATCCATGAACTTAATCCGGTTTGGAGAAGAGACATCTCAGAAGGAGTATAGCTGGTTGGAAGAAGATGGCGGAAGGGATGCAAGTATGGTTAATTTACTAAAGCTTACCCATCTCGACTTGAGTTACAATAACATCCAGTCCATCACTGAAGATGTCTTCACCACCATGCCAATGCTGAAATTGGTCAACCTGAGCAGGAATTGTCTTCAGTCTTTTCAATTTGGAGACAAAGTTAAGTTAAACTCATTAGAAGAACTTGATTTGAGTGAAAATTTGATACAGAACATGACTCTTGGGCCAGGATCATTGACATCTTTACAGGTTCTTCACTTGCAAAATAACCAACTTCGGGTGGTTGAGTCCGGAACGTTCCAACATCTTCCAAGCATCACCAACATTAACCTTCAGAACAATAATGTTGAACTGTGCGGTACAAACTTTGAAGCGGCAAGACAAAAACTGATTACCCACTCCTGTTTGTTCTTCTACAACATTCCGACTTTACAATATCTAAACCTCCGGCAGAATATGCTGGCGACTCTACCACAATATGCATTTTACGGAACGCCCTTGACTTTTCTGGACATCTCCGTGAACCTTGGCCTTACCATCAAACCCAATGCTATGAAAGGATTAGAAAGTTCTCTTGAAGTTCTACATGCTGAAGATAATTCTCTCGTTCAGTTGAATGTTGAGTTGCCTTTCCTGGTCCAGCTGAGATATCTAAACCTCTCGGGAAACCAATTGACCTGGCTTCCACCATGGAACAAAAATTGTCGATTGGAGACTCTTGATCTAAGTAATAACAGTTTCAGTAATCTGAAGGATAGTAATATCCCCATATtggaaaacactttaaaaaatctTTCCATATCTGGAAACCCTCTCAGCTGCTGTGCCAATTCTTGGATAACCCATATGGTTAGAAGGAACCTGGCGAGTATCACAGATCTAGATGCCACCCTGTGTCAAACGTCTAATGGAGAAAGAGTGGAGATACTTCTAGGCGAGAACAATACCGAAAACTGTGAAGAAGAGGAGATGAAGGACATGaatattatcatcattattactATAGTTCTAGTCTTATTGGTCACTGCCGTAGGTGTtggatttttagttttttactgCAAACAAAAAGTTAACCCACGGTTCAAAGCTTAA